The genomic segment CACTCGATGTAGACCTCGTCCACGTAGCACCACATCCAGTCCTCTCCCGGTTGGAAGGACTGGACGATGGGGTGCTTCTCGGCCGCGGCGTGCTTGCTCGCGTGGCGATTGGGCGACGAGTCGCAGCAGCCCACGTGACCGCAGGTCATGCACAGGCGCAGGTGCACCCATTGCCCGCCGGTCCTGAGGCGTTCTTCGCAGCCCTCCGCGCTGGGCGTGACGTCGCGGATGCTGTCCAGATGTGTGCACTCGGCTGCCATGCGTCCTCCTCTGTGGTGTTATCCGCCGGCGCAGGTCGAGCGGGCAGACGGTCATACGTGCATGGGTTGAGGGTGCGAGGGTCAGGGGCCGTGCGCAAGGGCGCGCGGGAGATGCGAAGCGGGGCGGGCCCTCGTCTGGAGCCCGCCCCGCGTGCGGTGCAGATGTTGGATGCGTGTGACGCCTGGGCGGGAAGCCGCGGCTGCGACTGCACGAAGGCCACGTGCGTGGCCTGCCGCTCGAGCGTTTTCGCATTGGACGAATCGTGCGCCTCTTCGACGCGGTTCGATCAGGATGCTGGATCGGACGGGCGGCTGATGGCGCGAAGGCGCTCCAGGGCGTCCAGGTCGTCGCGCCAGACGGTCTTGAGGATGGGGTGCCGCTCCATGTAGGTGCGGATGCCACCCAGAAGCGCGTCCAGGTCGATGCCCTCGAAATCCTCGACGAATGCGCCGGTGCCCGCGGGGGAAGACGGCGGGTGCGTCGCGGGCTCTGCAGAGCCGGTGACGGCGAGGGCGTCGCCCAGCCACTCCACGCGGTCGGGATACTGGATGCCGATGCGCTTGCCGTCGGTGGCGTAGGAGACGGCGCCTTCCCAGGGCATCACGTCGCGAACCTCGCGCCCGTGCTCGTCCAGGCGGGGAAGGTAGAAGGTGTCGTTCAGGCGGACGGCGCGTGGGCTCACGGGTCGCGTGGTGGCAGGCGTGGGTCGGCGGGTCGGCGGGCCTGGAAGCGCCGCCTGGAACGGGCGGCGCGGGCGGGGGTCAGGCGACGGACACGTGCACGCTCTCGGCGTGCGCGCCGGCCGCGTCGAAGGCGTCCGGGTGGATGCGCGAGAGCTGGTCGCGCACCTGCACGAAGCGCTGGGCCTGGGCCACCAGCCCGCGGCGCTCCAAGAAGGTGTTGAGGTGCTGCAGCACGCCGCGCAGCATGCCCAGCTGCGCCTCGGCACGGCGGAGGCGGCGGATCTCGCGCACCATGCGCAGCGCGGCCTCGGGGGTCATGACGGCGGCGTACGCGTGGTACGCCTCGTCCGCGTCACCGGCTTCGCGCTCCCACGGATTGGCGGTGGCGTCGCACGCCAGCGTCTCGATCTCCAGGAGCTCGTGGTCGGTGGGGGCGGTCTGCATGGGCATGTGCGGAGTCGGGTTGTGCGGCCCCGCGCGCGTGCCGCGGCCGGGAGGCGCGGGGCGTGGGGAACGGAGGTGATGGCAGGAGCGGCGAAGGAGGCCGCGAGGCGCGGTGCGGCGGCGCCTGCCGGAGACGGAGACGGCGCGAGACGGGGTCTCGCGCCGCGGCGGAAAGTGCCTTCCGGCTCATTCCGCGCCTCAATAGATGGCGCGCTACCGCAAATGCCGCAAGACTTTCGGCTCGCCTTCGCCCCGCCCGGCGCCCCGATGCGGCGCGAAGGTGCAGAAGGCGCGCATTCGGCGATGACCGGGATCGGTGATGATGGGCAACGTGGCGTGAAATCCCGCTCATGAAAAGACATTGCGGCGGGAGACTGCCGGGCGTGGCGCGTAGGGGGAGCGCCGCCGTTTCCGGCAGGCTCACGCCGGGGCGGGGAGACCC from the Longimicrobiaceae bacterium genome contains:
- a CDS encoding UBP-type zinc finger domain-containing protein; protein product: MAAECTHLDSIRDVTPSAEGCEERLRTGGQWVHLRLCMTCGHVGCCDSSPNRHASKHAAAEKHPIVQSFQPGEDWMWCYVDEVYIE